ATGGCCCTATGAACCGTTCTTTGTGCCTGAGGATGTCAAGTGGTCTGTCAACCATTTGTTCTAGTTTCTAAAGGAGGCAATGAAAATCCATAGCCCTCAATGATTCCTTGCATGGACTATTTCAGCCACTGGAGCCGCCACGTGCCTCGAGGTGCTGCGCTTGAGGTTGATTGGGATGCTAAGTTTGCGGAGTATGAAAAGAAGTACCCAGAGGATGCAGCAACCTTGAAGAGTATCATCTCAGGGGAGTTGCCTCCTGGCTGGGCTGATGTCCTTCCTGTAAGTTTATTACCATATCTACTCCTCATATTAGAGCTGATATGTAGATGATGACTTTCTAATGTTAGATAGCTTGATCATCCAGAAATACACTCCAGAGGGCCCAGAAGCTGCCACCAGGAATCTTTCTCAGCAGTGCTTGAATGCACTTGCTGAAGTACTGCCTTGTTTTCTTGGAGGTTGTGCTGATGTTGCATCTTCTAGCATGACATTGATTAAGACGTTTGGCAACTTCCAAAAGGATACACCTGAGGAGCGCAACGTCTGCTTCGGAGTCAGGGAGCATGGAATGGGTGGCATTTGCAATGGCATGGCTCTGCACATCCCAGGCCTTATTCCATATTGTGCTACTTATTTTGTTTTTTCAGATTACATGAGAGCTGCCATGAGGATCTCAGCCTTGTCTGAAGCTGGAGTTATCTATATTATGACCCATGACTCTATTGGTGTGGGAGAAAATGGCCCAACGCATCAGCCCATTGAGCACTTGATGAACTTCCGAACAATGCCCAACATATTGATGCTCCATCCTGCAGATGGCAATGCGACTGCTGGGGCTTACAAAGTCGCGGTCCTCAACAGGAAGAGGCCATCTGTTCTTGCTCTCTCCAGGCAAAAGCTCCCTCACCTACCTGATACCTCGGTTGAGGGTGTTGAGAAGGGTGGGTACATCATCTCCGACAACTCAACTGGGAACAAGCCGGACATAATTGTGTTGAGTACCGGTTCTGAACTGCAGATTGCTGCCAAGGCTGCCGATGAGTTGAGGAAGGAGGGGAAGAGTGTCCGTGTTGTGTCACTTGTTTCCTGGGAACTTTTTGAGGAACAATCGGATGAATACAAGGAGAGTGTTCTCCCAGAGTCTGTAACCGCAGGAATCAGCATTGAAGCAGGGTGTACTCTTGGATGGCAGAAGTACGTTGGGGCTAAGGGCAAGATTATTGGCATCGACAGATTCGGTGCAAGTGCTCCCAGTGGAAAGATCTTCAAGGAGTATGGCATCACTGTGGAGAGCATCAACACAGCTAGCAGGAGGTTATAAGCTTACACTTTTTTTCCCTTTCGAGATCATCAATGCCAACTGTAAAGAAGCACTATAATTGAGGTTTTATGCA
The genomic region above belongs to Panicum hallii strain FIL2 chromosome 4, PHallii_v3.1, whole genome shotgun sequence and contains:
- the LOC112888853 gene encoding transketolase, chloroplastic-like, which encodes MHPHISLFPPQHLLPLYEHTSRHGCALYHWCTCHHWYTLFLYAYRRCTYAGSHETCRVPRLMSLGSCSIHSSHVASLSFKHIIRATTIEVPEGEAATGQLLEKSVNMICFLAIDAVEKANSGPVGMPMGCAPMGHILYDEVMRYNPKNPCWFNRDRFVLSSGHGCMLQYALLHLAGYNSVNEQDLKHFSQWGSRTPGHPENFVTPGVEVTTGRLGQGIANAVGLALAEKHLAARFNKPDIEIVDHYTYVILGDGCQMEGISNEVCSLAGHWGLGKLVAFYDDNHISVDGDIEIAFTEDVSARFEALGWHTLWIKNGNTGYDDLREAIKEAKAVTDKPTLVKVTTTIGFGSPNKANSYRAHKSALGTKEVEATRQNLGWPYEPFFVPEDVKCHWSRHVPRGAALEVDWDAKFAEYEKKYPEDAATLKSIISGELPPGWADVLPKYTPEGPEAATRNLSQQCLNALAEVLPCFLGGCADVASSSMTLIKTFGNFQKDTPEERNVCFGVREHGMGGICNGMALHIPGLIPYCATYFVFSDYMRAAMRISALSEAGVIYIMTHDSIGVGENGPTHQPIEHLMNFRTMPNILMLHPADGNATAGAYKVAVLNRKRPSVLALSRQKLPHLPDTSVEGVEKGGYIISDNSTGNKPDIIVLSTGSELQIAAKAADELRKEGKSVRVVSLVSWELFEEQSDEYKESVLPESVTAGISIEAGCTLGWQKYVGAKGKIIGIDRFGASAPSGKIFKEYGITVESINTASRRL